A genomic segment from Kyrpidia tusciae DSM 2912 encodes:
- a CDS encoding D-glycero-alpha-D-manno-heptose-1,7-bisphosphate 7-phosphatase has product MRPAVFLDRDGVINPYVAHIHRVGEFPLLPGVGAAIRRLNDAGLWVFVVTNQGGVGLGYMDEKDVRSVHRWMRQRLTAEKARIDAIRFCPHAPQSGCSCRKPAPGMLLDLMRAYPVDPELSFIVGDRESDVEAGHRAGIRAVRIGDGPTRAEFRAPDLPAAVNLILTYHLVKREMKIKR; this is encoded by the coding sequence GTGAGACCCGCTGTGTTCCTCGACCGCGATGGCGTGATCAACCCATATGTAGCCCATATTCATCGCGTCGGGGAATTTCCCCTGCTCCCGGGGGTCGGTGCGGCCATCCGGCGCCTCAACGATGCCGGCTTATGGGTGTTTGTGGTGACGAATCAGGGCGGCGTCGGATTGGGGTATATGGACGAAAAGGATGTGCGCAGCGTGCACCGCTGGATGCGCCAGCGCCTCACCGCCGAAAAAGCGCGGATCGACGCCATTCGGTTTTGCCCCCATGCGCCGCAGAGCGGGTGTTCTTGCCGAAAGCCGGCCCCTGGGATGCTGCTGGACCTGATGCGCGCCTACCCCGTGGACCCGGAGCTGAGCTTTATCGTCGGGGACCGAGAATCGGACGTGGAGGCGGGACATCGCGCCGGGATTCGCGCGGTCCGCATCGGCGACGGACCGACTCGGGCGGAATTTCGAGCTCCCGACCTCCCCGCGGCCGTTAACCTTATTTTAACGTATCATCTTGTAAAACGGGAAATGAAAATCAAGAGATGA
- a CDS encoding MarR family winged helix-turn-helix transcriptional regulator, translated as MHRWADVHLTFNLIRSLSKALDDDLRRIARPYHLTGSQLHLLSLLYQEDGVSISTIAQRGLWHISSAFHNVAKLEQLGLVTTRSNQEDERVTEVHLTEEGRRLFDAVSAEIEQSRVIQAIQKLQEHMGGQQELPVQIGLFLCEALSGRDFTQWLLRSTAQWKQTDNPEDVEKMTHTVYANH; from the coding sequence ATGCACCGATGGGCCGATGTCCATCTGACGTTTAACCTGATCCGAAGCTTATCCAAGGCGTTGGACGACGACCTGCGCCGCATTGCACGACCCTATCACCTGACGGGATCCCAGCTTCATTTGCTGAGTCTGTTGTATCAGGAAGATGGGGTTTCCATATCCACCATCGCCCAGCGCGGACTTTGGCACATTTCGAGCGCTTTCCACAATGTTGCGAAATTAGAACAATTGGGGCTTGTGACCACTCGGTCGAATCAAGAAGACGAACGGGTCACCGAGGTGCACCTGACGGAAGAAGGGCGCCGGTTGTTCGACGCCGTGAGTGCAGAAATTGAACAGTCCCGAGTGATTCAAGCGATTCAAAAACTGCAAGAACACATGGGCGGCCAACAGGAACTCCCGGTTCAGATCGGCCTTTTCCTATGCGAGGCCCTGTCCGGGCGGGATTTTACCCAATGGCTGCTCCGCTCCACCGCGCAGTGGAAGCAAACCGACAATCCTGAAGACGTGGAAAAGATGACTCACACCGTCTACGCAAACCATTGA
- a CDS encoding class II fumarate hydratase produces the protein MRKARDSLGEVMIDDAAYYGAQTARAVKNFPISGMRLPREFIRAQALIKGAAALANRDLGRLEPEVADAIVNAAQEVAEGRWDDHFVVDVYQAGAGTSQNMNANEVIANRACEWLGAEKGRTDLVHPNDHVNMGQSTNDTIHTALHLAAYESVHTRLIPSVSALIAAFRKKQEQYKDVVKLGRTHLQDAVPIRVGQEIGGWAGALEARLKDVRHAADGLLAVGIGGTAVGTGLNAGPQFPGKVLERLREWTGYPWREPEDRFAFMQNTDAVAALSGSLRGLALSLGKIADDLRLLSSGPRGGLAEFRLPAVQPGSSIMPGKVNPVMAEMMNMIVYQVIGCDACVAAATAGAQLELNVMMPVIAWNVLHAIRILGTGCEAFRVRCIEGLEVDQDQCRHWVERSTALATALNPVIGYDRAAELAKRAYQEGRTVREVAEASGWVSAEDINRLMDLHRMTDPTV, from the coding sequence ATGCGAAAAGCCAGAGATTCTCTCGGAGAAGTGATGATCGACGATGCAGCCTATTACGGTGCCCAAACCGCCCGGGCGGTAAAAAATTTTCCGATCAGCGGGATGCGGCTGCCTCGGGAGTTTATCCGGGCCCAGGCGCTGATTAAAGGAGCGGCTGCCCTGGCCAATCGAGATTTGGGGCGGCTGGAGCCCGAGGTGGCCGATGCCATCGTCAACGCGGCCCAGGAAGTGGCCGAGGGCCGGTGGGACGATCATTTTGTCGTAGACGTTTATCAGGCGGGTGCGGGGACGTCCCAGAACATGAACGCCAACGAGGTGATCGCCAATCGGGCCTGTGAGTGGCTGGGGGCGGAAAAAGGCAGGACCGACCTCGTTCACCCGAACGATCACGTGAACATGGGGCAATCCACCAACGATACGATCCACACCGCGTTGCACCTGGCGGCCTACGAATCGGTGCACACCCGGCTGATTCCCAGTGTGTCGGCGCTCATTGCAGCCTTTCGAAAAAAACAGGAACAGTATAAGGATGTGGTGAAACTCGGGCGGACCCACCTCCAAGATGCAGTTCCCATTCGGGTCGGCCAGGAAATCGGGGGATGGGCCGGGGCACTGGAGGCGCGTCTGAAGGACGTGCGCCACGCGGCGGACGGGCTTTTGGCGGTTGGGATCGGCGGGACGGCGGTGGGTACCGGGCTGAACGCCGGCCCGCAGTTTCCCGGAAAGGTGCTGGAGAGGCTGCGGGAATGGACGGGTTACCCCTGGCGGGAGCCCGAGGACCGATTTGCCTTCATGCAAAATACGGACGCCGTGGCCGCGCTGAGCGGCTCCTTGCGGGGGCTGGCCTTGTCCCTAGGGAAAATCGCGGATGATCTCCGGCTGCTCAGTTCCGGCCCCCGGGGCGGCTTGGCCGAGTTCCGGCTGCCGGCGGTGCAACCTGGCTCTTCCATCATGCCGGGCAAAGTGAATCCGGTGATGGCTGAAATGATGAACATGATCGTGTATCAAGTGATCGGCTGTGACGCCTGCGTGGCGGCCGCCACCGCCGGCGCCCAACTGGAACTAAACGTGATGATGCCGGTGATTGCCTGGAATGTCCTGCACGCCATTCGCATCCTGGGAACGGGGTGTGAAGCATTCCGGGTGCGTTGTATTGAAGGCTTGGAGGTGGATCAAGACCAGTGTCGCCACTGGGTGGAGCGGAGCACCGCTTTGGCGACGGCACTCAACCCGGTGATCGGTTATGACCGGGCGGCGGAGTTGGCAAAAAGAGCCTATCAGGAGGGCCGGACGGTGCGAGAGGTGGCGGAAGCCAGCGGCTGGGTGAGTGCCGAGGATATAAATCGTCTGATGGATCTACACCGGATGACCGACCCCACGGTGTGA